Genomic window (Rossellomorea aquimaris):
TGGGAAGATTTATGGACAGTAGTATAGGTTGGGATTTTTTGGTGAGAAGCTGATATTTCATTAGCTTCTCTTTTTTGATAGAGGATAGGGACTGAATAATTAGTCTCCCCTGCTATTAGTTTGACAAAACTCAACCATTTCCGAAATGTCATAGGAACTTATATTCACACTCAGTTCCGTAGTTCGGTACCATAGTTTCATTTTTGCAAATGGAAAAGGGTTTCAATCCCTTTATCTCTAAATAGATTAGGGAGTCGAAATAAAAGGAGGAATACATAATGAAGAATAAATTAATGGTTGGAGCACTTTCGGGTGTGCTGGTAGCTTCAGGGATCGCTTTCTCTGTACCGGGTGCATCTGTACTTGCAAATGGTCCAGGATATAATGGGAACGAGACGATCAAAAACGAGCGATTACATAATTATGAAGAAATGGTGAGCATGCTTCAACATTTAGATCAGAAATCGGATGCTCTTTCCTTAGAAGTGTATGGTCAATCCGTCAAGGGACGAGATCTTTACCTTGCGAAGTTTGGAACAAATGAAAACAATCCTACGATCCTTTATTTAACTCAGCAGCACGGAAATGAAACATTGACGACTGAAGGGGCTCTTCAGTTCATCAAGCACCTTACATCGAACTCAAAAGAAGTAAAAGAAATGCTCAAAAATGTGAATATTTTGGTTGCTCCGAGATTAAATGTGGATGGAGCAGAAGGAGACGTTAATTTCTCCCTTGAGGATTATGTTTCCGGGACTCACACCCGCTACAATGCGAATGAAGTCGATTTAAATCGTGATCACGTGGACCGCTTACAACCAGAAACACAAGCTCTTCATGGTAACGTTCTCCAAAAGTACAAACCTGATTATATGATCGATCTTCATCATCAAGGAGCCGAAACAACGCTTGGAGATACCGATGAACTCGTATCGGGATCTATACTTTACCCTACGAATGAAGAAGTGGATCCTGAAGTAGTGGAGAAATCGAAACAGCTGGGTACTGTTCTTTACAACACGGTGGAAAGTCGTGGATTTGGTACGTTATCAAAATACATCGGTGGCACAGCACCGACGATT
Coding sequences:
- a CDS encoding M14 family metallopeptidase, with amino-acid sequence MKNKLMVGALSGVLVASGIAFSVPGASVLANGPGYNGNETIKNERLHNYEEMVSMLQHLDQKSDALSLEVYGQSVKGRDLYLAKFGTNENNPTILYLTQQHGNETLTTEGALQFIKHLTSNSKEVKEMLKNVNILVAPRLNVDGAEGDVNFSLEDYVSGTHTRYNANEVDLNRDHVDRLQPETQALHGNVLQKYKPDYMIDLHHQGAETTLGDTDELVSGSILYPTNEEVDPEVVEKSKQLGTVLYNTVESRGFGTLSKYIGGTAPTISRNGLAVEYGIATLLFEMRGMADHYRDDYVLGQKSNGYLIKQAVISLEATAKAIADGSIEDADTSFWDTLPESSYNRSESE